A section of the Lineus longissimus chromosome 1, tnLinLong1.2, whole genome shotgun sequence genome encodes:
- the LOC135486677 gene encoding prominin-1-A-like isoform X11, giving the protein MAAKDTMDQCSFVLKTFVLVGILFVGSCVHYADAVSDGTNSSSAATGSGAQGDEDLSPLEKGTQPLFFVTNFFLNSILQPNTSGIPINFAVVFGNGTGTVDLFAVLTTAETEWSKYVMHYLGFLICFALGIIFIIVMPIVGLCFCCCRLCGRCGARPNPMDSKHAKCKRVTFGTFLFIVTTFMLAATVCAFVTNDLIHKQASDDDNGFVGSVSSNIEGVEQYVSNTATELKTTVLNKFDETKAKIIADVKSISTKVQNDIGQLTNAGPLLDNATKLAEDVTTLRKGLEVTRDLTSKLITDAKTLETQLGNVRTDVKGALGACSTSLCNTVSTETDKLKVNIEFTKVNQTLANVDGVIQKLKDIEGKNITAEINKGKADYNEISANISKSVQSYINQSETAINDIKGNIEQQLTKMSDMLSDMTKQLETARQTVEKFKPEVKKYGDYVMYGGIALSCILLLVVLLNFLGLMFGACGERPYEDARACNKGVGADFLMAGVGFTFLFCWLLMLMTMILFIIGGPVETEVCRHLVDPINSSQIEQIDEFLNLGQYIFPGKNTELSVQEVLKKCSEDAAIYSALKLKNLLDVSKIIDDAMKTVDQEVDKIAAQIKNVKIDNIVLLPPDADKLLTDVVNSDYSTINFQDSLDELKKQLLSISLSTYITALEGVKGEPGVDQAKIQTSITTLNDLSKDSGLIKTMNTDIDALKKQMTDLSSANIQTSAGDLKTGLENAQLNINTNFGTLIAKAANSTAVSIKQNARVLGNQLVYELENNIGKCKPLYDSLMGLINTTCKKTLNPLNGFWFAFGWCLFFFIPSLIFSVKLAGLYRKTEKYSAKEFDDAVDDRSPCHHFQAEDPGPLAKRRSWSKLTRRHEKNDHRKKDVVRKLSSDANNYHGIYPGDNIPLNESANIRDNLRKYQKNPHFPPNAVKPDNRVTHPTASYQAWD; this is encoded by the exons TTTTTGGGAATGGTACTGGTACAGTTGATCTTTTTGCGGTGTTAACGACTGCCGAGACAGAATGGTCAAAA TATGTAATGCACTACTTGGGCTTCTTGATATGCTTTGCACTGGGCATAATCTTCATCATTGTGATGCCCATTGTGGGCCTGTGTTTCTGCTGCTGTCGTCTCTGTGGCAGATGTGGGGCGCGGCCAAACCCAATGGATAGCAAACACGCCAAATGTAAAAGAGTGACGTTTGGGACGTTTTTATTCATCGTCACAACCTTTATGCT TGCTGCCACTGTCTGTGCTTTTGTCACCAATGATCTCATACACAAGCAGGCATCAGATGATGACAACGGTTTTGTGGGGTCCGTCAGTAGTAACATCGAGGGGGTGGAGCAATACGTCTCAAACACTGCAACG GAATTAAAAACAACGGTGCTGAATAAATTCGATGAAACGAAAGCGAAAATAATCGCCGACGTGAAAT CTATATCAACGAAAGTCCAAAACGATATCGGACAACTCACAAATGCTGGACCATTACTAGACAATGCTACTAAGCTTGCAGAAG ATGTAACAACCCTCAGGAAAGGTTTAGAGGTGACGCGGGATTTGACAAGTAAGCTCATAACGGATGCCAAAACCCTCGAGACTCAGCTCGGTAATGTCCGTACAGACGTGAAAGGTGCACTCGGCGCCTGCTCAACTAGTTTGTGTAACACTGTGTCAACTGAGACGGATAAACTCAAGGTCAACATCGAATTCACCAAG GTTAACCAGACG CTGGCCAACGTTGATGGAGTTATCCAGAAGTTAAAGGATATTGAGGGCAAAAATATCACAGCAGAGATAAATAAG GGCAAAGCAGACTACAATGAAATTTCTGCCAACATTTCAAAGAGCGTCCAGTCGTACATTAATC AGTCTGAAACAGCCATCAATGACATTAAGGGGAATATAGAGCAGCAGCTGACCAAAATGAGTGATATGTTGTCGGACATGACAAAACAGTTGGAGACTGCCAGACAGACAGTCGAGAAGTTTAAACCCGAGGTCAAGAAATATGGCGACTATGT GATGTACGGTGGTATTGCCCTGAGCTGCATCCTACTCCTGGTCGTCCTCCTGAACTTCCTTGGGCTGATGTTCGGAGCATGCGGTGAGAGACCTTACGAGGATGCACGGGCCTGCAACAAGGGGGTGGGCGCTGACTTCCTGATGGC TGGGGTTGGATTCACATTCCTTTTCTGTTGGCTCCTGATGCTGATGACCATGATCCTGTTCATTATTGGCGGACCTGTGGAGACCGAGGTCTGTCGGCACTTGGTTGATCCAATCAACAGTTCGCAGATTGAG CAAATTGATGAGTTCTTGAACCTTGGCCAGTACATTTTCCCGGGAAAGAATACCGAGTTGAGCGTGCAGGAAGTCCTAAA GAAATGCAGTGAAGATGCTGCCATTTACAGCGCCCTCAAGTTGAAGAATTTGTTGGACGTCAGCAAGATCATCGACGATGCT ATGAAAACAGTAGACCAAGAAGTTGATAAAATCGCAGCACAAATTAAGAACGTGAAGATTGATAACATAGTGTTGCTTCCGCCGGATGCCGATAAACTGCTCACCGATGTAGTCAACTCAGATTATAGTACCATCAACTTCCAGGACTCCTTGGATGAA CTTAAGAAGCAGCTCCTTAGTATTTCACTTTCTACCTACATCACAGCGCTTGAAGGAGTAAAAGGTGAACCAGGG GTGGACCAAGCTAAGATACAGACCAGCATCACCACCCTCAATGATCTGAGCAAGGATTCAGGACTTATCAAGACGATGAACACAGATATT GATGCCCTCAAAAAACAGATGACCGACCTCTCATCGGCAAACATTCAG accAGTGCAGGCGATCTGAAAACCGGATTAGAAAATGCGCAATTGAATATAAATACTAATTTCGGCACACTCATCGCGAAG GCTGCCAATTCAACTGCAGTTTCCATAAAGCAGAATGCCAGGGTGCTAGGAAACCAACTTGTTTATGAG TTGGAGAATAATATAGGCAAATGTAAACCGTTATATGATTCATTGATGGGACTCATCAACACCACATGCAAGAAAACACTCAACCCACTC aatggATTCTGGTTTGCATTTGGCTGGTGTTTATTCTTCTTCATTCCAAGTCTGATATTCAGCGTCAAGTTGGCGGGTTTATATCGCAAGACAGAAAAATACTCCGCTAAAGAGTTTGATGACGC AGTCGATGACCGCTCCCCTTGTCATCATTTCCAAGCTGAAGACCCTGGTCCTCTCGCAAAAAGAAGGAGTTGGTCTAAATTGACCAGACGGCACGAGAAAAATGACCATCGAAAAAAAGATGTCGTTAGAAAGCTGTCCAG TGATGCTAATAATTACCACGGTATCTACCCTGGAGATAACATTCCACTCAATGA ATCGGCCAACATCAGGGATAATTTgagaaaatatcagaaaaatCCTCACTTCCCGCCAAATGCTGTCAAACCTGATAACCGTGTCACCCATCCAACTGCCTCATATCAGGCTTGGGACTAG